From the Lolium rigidum isolate FL_2022 chromosome 2, APGP_CSIRO_Lrig_0.1, whole genome shotgun sequence genome, one window contains:
- the LOC124688057 gene encoding brassinosteroid-responsive RING protein 1-like — protein sequence MGFPVSYSELLLPRLLLHALLLLGHLHRFLVWSFHAVGLGDLIDVGVNAPLPAQDDAHWHGSASASLQHRRPGFRALPAVAVDEALPALRLDELLASSPSVCAGGDCSVCLCGVGGGDEVRRLPNCRHVFHRGCIDRWMAHEQRTCPLCRAPLMPGGGDDANLPEVSDYDFPYPSPLPLMPTPTLLRPHELLLNGLGGFQ from the coding sequence ATGGGCTTCCCGGTGAGCTACTCGGAGCTGCTCCTCCCACGCCTGCTCCTccacgcgctcctcctcctgggccacctccaccgcttcctcgtcTGGTCCTTCCACGCCGTCGGCCTGGGCGACCTCATCGACGTCGGCGTCAACGCGCCATTACCGGCGCAGGACGACGCGCACTGGCACGGGTCAGCCTCAGCCTCGCTGCAGCACCGGCGGCCGGGCTTCCGCGCCCTCCCGGCGGTGGCCGTCGACGAGGCGCTGCCCGCGCTGCGTCTCGACGAGCTGCTGGCGTCCTCCCCGTCGGTGTGCGCGGGCGGCGACTGCTCCGTGTGCCtctgcggcgtcggcggcggcgacgaggtgcGGCGGCTCCCCAACTGCCGCCACGTCTTCCACCGCGGCTGCATCGACCGCTGGATGGCGCACGAGCAGCGCACCTGCCCGCTCTGCCGCGCCCCGCTCAtgcccggcggcggcgacgacgccaaCCTCCCCGAGGTCTCTGACTACGATTTCCCTTACCCGTCCCCGCTGCCGCTGATGCCCACCCCGACGCTGCTGCGCCCGCACGAGCTGCTGCTCAACGGCCTGGGCGGCTTCCAGTGA